The Accipiter gentilis chromosome 8, bAccGen1.1, whole genome shotgun sequence genomic sequence CCGCGACTAACAGCCTGTTCTTGCCCTGCCTCCGCTGCCACCAGATGTATTTCAATTCCATCATCTCGGACAGCACCAAACTCCTCAAGCCCATCCTGGTCTTCGCCTTTGCCATTGCTGCCGGCATCTGCGGCCTGACCCAGATCACCCAGTACCGCAGCCACCCCGCCGACGTCTATGTGGGCTTCCTGATCGGCTCTGGCATTGCCGCCTACCTGGTGGGTGCCGGTCCCCACCCTCGGGGCGGCCACGGTGCCTTGGGAGGGGAAGGATGCTCGGCGCGGGCCgtgctccctggggctgggctgaCCACGCACTTCCCCCTCCCGCAGGCTTACCACGCCGTCGGCAACTTCCGTGCCCCGACGGAGAGGGTcacggcaccggcaccggccaAGGACGCGCTGCGGGCGCTGACGCAGCGGGGCCACGACTCTGTCTACCACCAGAACAAGTCAGTGAGCACCGATGAGCTGAACCCACAGACGCGGCTGGAGGAGGCGGCGCGGCCGGTGCCGCGAGAGAAGaactccctgggcagcctgaagAGGGCCAGCGTGGACGTGGACCTGCTGGCCCCCCGCAGCCCCATGGGCAAGGAGAACATGGTGACCTTCAGCAACACCCTGCCCCGCGTCAACACCCCCTCCATGGACGACCCCGCGCGGCGCCACATGACCATCCACGTCCCCGTGGACGCCTCCCGCTCCAAGCAGCTCATCACCGAGTGGAAGCAGAAGTCGCTGGAGGGCCGGAGCATGACGCTGGCGGAGGAGGCGGCGCAcggccggggtgctggggacaccggCGAGGATGTCCCCCCCTCCCTCTACCCCACGGTGCAAGCACGCTCGGCCGAGCGGGCGGCCATGGGGCCCCGCGTCCTCATCCAGCCCCGGCCGGGCGCCTCGCAGCTGGTGCACATCCCCGAGGAGAGCCAGGCGGGTGCCGGCGTCCCGGCCAGCAGCGGGGCAGCTGTGCGGGCCAAGTGGGTGATGGTGGCGGAGAAGGGGGGGGCGCAGCGGGTGGCCAACCCCCCGCGCCTGATGCAGGTCATCGCCATGTCCAAGCAGCAGAGCATCGTCTCCGTCACCCCCAAGCACTCGgagacctcctcctcctccaccagctccgACTCCTCGCAGTACCGCTCGCCCTCCGAGCGGGACAGCTCCAGCATCATCACCATCGACGCCCACGCTCCCCACCATCCCGTCGTCCACCTCTCCGCTGGCAACGGGCCCTGGGAGTGGAAGTCGGGGCCGAAGGGGCCGGAGGGGCCGGACGCCTACGAGCTGGGCGAGATGGGGAAGGATTTCCGCGGCTTCCGCCCAGCCAAGAGCGCCGGCGTCTCCCCCGGCTCCTCCGTCAGCGACATGGAGCAGGATGAGCCACGCTACGGCAGCCTGGCCGCCATCCCAGGGGCggtggggggcagcggggagcgggcggACGCCCCCCCCGAGGGGCTGCTGGGCACGGCCAGCCGGGAGTCCACGCTGCGGAGGAAGCCGGCCGAGAGGGACGGGCAGGTGGACAGCGAGGTGGACCACTACTACAAGAAAATGCAAGCCAGCCGGAGGTTTAAGGACTGAGCTCCTGTTGCCTTCCCTGcacccgtcccccccccctcccctgccccagctcggggggggggctggtggggggggtcTGTAACACTGGGGTTCCTCTCTGCCGGGGGGGAGGGCATCAGGATGGGGCTGGCTTTGGCATCAGGGCAACTGAGCGGCATGAGGATGCGGCAGAGCATGGTCACGCCGGACCCTGAGCCAACCAAGACATGGGCAGGAACCCCCGCGACGCGGGACCCGGCTCCTGCCCGCGCAgctggggggggctcagggggcTCTGCCCCCGCaggcccacagggctgggcagatCCAAGCActtttgactttctttttctctctaacACAGGTGCTGACATTTTTGAGGGGTTAATTTATTCCAGCTTTGGAAATGTATGTCTCTAGGcagaggtggcggggggggggggggggggggggaggagcaaaTGGTGCTGAAGGGCTTCAGAGGCGCTGGATTGAGGGGTCTTTGGAGGGGGGGTTGGGAGAGGGTTTGCTGTGGGGCATCAGGTCCTGGCTTGCACAGGGATTTGTGGATGCTGGGGGTCCTGCAGGAGCTGTGCAGGAGGGGTCGTCGCAGACCCCCATCCTGTGCCACTGGTCTCTGTTGGGGGACAGTGCTTGgggggggtgcccagggctggggctctggGCATGCAGAGGCTGTAAATACTGCACGGGCTGAAGTCGAGGGTGGGCATTGGG encodes the following:
- the PLPPR3 gene encoding phospholipid phosphatase-related protein type 3, producing the protein MIPPKEKARAPKDSMTLLPCFYFVELPIVASSIVTLYFLELTDLFKPAKVGFQCYDRALSMPYVETNEELIPLLMLLSLAFAAPAASIMVGEGIVYCLQSRLKGRAGAEGSINAGGCNFNSFLRRTVRFVGVHVFGLCATALVTDVIQLATGYHAPFFLTVCKPNYTLLGTPCDANPYITQDICSGVDKHAILSARKTFPSQHATLSAFAAVYVSMYFNSIISDSTKLLKPILVFAFAIAAGICGLTQITQYRSHPADVYVGFLIGSGIAAYLAYHAVGNFRAPTERVTAPAPAKDALRALTQRGHDSVYHQNKSVSTDELNPQTRLEEAARPVPREKNSLGSLKRASVDVDLLAPRSPMGKENMVTFSNTLPRVNTPSMDDPARRHMTIHVPVDASRSKQLITEWKQKSLEGRSMTLAEEAAHGRGAGDTGEDVPPSLYPTVQARSAERAAMGPRVLIQPRPGASQLVHIPEESQAGAGVPASSGAAVRAKWVMVAEKGGAQRVANPPRLMQVIAMSKQQSIVSVTPKHSETSSSSTSSDSSQYRSPSERDSSSIITIDAHAPHHPVVHLSAGNGPWEWKSGPKGPEGPDAYELGEMGKDFRGFRPAKSAGVSPGSSVSDMEQDEPRYGSLAAIPGAVGGSGERADAPPEGLLGTASRESTLRRKPAERDGQVDSEVDHYYKKMQASRRFKD